The Carboxydocella sporoproducens DSM 16521 DNA segment ACCGTTATTTCTCCGGCTTCAAGGTTGACATTTTCCAGCTTTAGGTTAATTAATTCCGAAATTCGCAATCCACACGTGAGAAATACATATAAGATAGCTTTATTTCTTTTTATGTATTTAGTTTCTTCAGCACTGGCCAGTATTTTCTGGCTTTTGACTGTGGATAAAAACTTAGGCAATTCCCGGCGTCTGCGTTCCGTGTAGCCCTTGATACGCAAGGTAGGATCCAGGGGAATAAACCCTTTAAATTCTAGGTATCTAAAAAATGCTTTGAGGGAAGCGATCTTACGAGCCAAGGTACTTTCCTTAACGCAAAGATTATCAGTTAAGTAGAGGATATATTCTAGAATAAGTTCAGAATTGATTTCCTCAATTTTAGAGATTTGCTTGGTTTCAAAAACCCAGCGAAAGAACATTTGAATATCACTCATATAAGCATTTACTGTTGCTGGCGATTTTTTGCGGCTAACACCGGTTTGACCTAAACGTAAATGAACAGAAAAAGATTCCAGCAAATTATCTAGATCGGATATTGTAGCCGTTAACAAAGTAAACCCTCCATTTTCTTTATGCACCTATACATAAGACACATTATGTATAGGTGTATCTATCTGTTTTTTATTTCCCCTCGATTTGACAATAATATGTATCCAGCAATGTTTCAAGCTCCTGGTTAATTTGTTCTAATTGCTGTATAGCTTGATCTAGCCGAAGTAAAAACTCCAATAAGTTCCCCAGCTCAACCATATCCAGGTTTGTCAAATGATTTTCTGCCTGTTTTATTAACTTATAGACATTAATGCCATCATTATAATCAGAAAGGTCAATTTGTGCCTGACAAAAATCATTAGCCTCAATCTCAGTGATTAATGTTTTGGCTCGAAATAATTCGCTACTCAATTTGCTAACTTTGATAATTAATAAAGATAGATTTTCTTTTTCCTGTAACAAGGAACGCAACTTCTGGTGGTTTCTTTCCAGTACAATTTCGGTAATTTCTTCACTGGATGCAACCCGTACTTCATTGTGAACTCTGATGTAGACCTTATCCCTGACTAAATGCAAGTAACCTTGACCCCGTTCGACTCTTATTACTAGAACCTCTTTATCTTTTACCTTTGCTTTATAGATATCAGGCTTTAATGGAGGTGAAATAATATCTCTACACAAATTAATAATTCTTTGCTCCAATAGATCATTGCTCTTAAAACCTACTACTTGTCCATCATCATCGACTCCAACCAGTAAGTAACCACCATCTGAATTGGCAAAGGCTGCCAGGTCTTTCGCCAGCTCAAAATGCTGGGTAATTCTGGGCTTGTCTGCCTCTGGCAAAAATAACCCCCGTTTAAAATCCACGTGATTATTTTCACCGGCACTTATCATTGCCATTATTTGTTTAGCAGTCAAAGGTTTCATATTTTACACCTACCACAAGCCAGTTCCTCAAGCTTTTGTAACTGTTGTCTGGTTCCAATGGCAATCAAAATATCTCCTGATTGCAGTAATTCTTCGGGGCCAGGGTTCGGTTTTAGTTTGCCTTCCCGCTGGATTGCAACAACCATGGTCCCCGTTTTTTCTCTGATTCCACTATTTTTTAAATCCTTATTCACCAGAACTGAGCCATCTGCAATTAATAACTCCTCTATTTCCAATTCAACATCTTCTACACAGACCAGAGTATCTACGAAATCCACAGAAGCCGGTTTTATAATGGAAATGGCCATCCGTTGTCCGCCAATTATCGCCGGTGAAACTACCTTATCTGCACCTGCTCTATATAATTTTGCTTCCGACTCCTTTCTCTCTGCTCTGGCAACAATCGTAATGCCAGGATTGATTTCTTTTGCAGTGAGAGTAACAAAAACATTGTTTGCGTCCCCGGGTATGGCACTAACTAGTCCTTTAGCCCGCTCAATCCCTGCTTTTCGCAAAACCTCTTCCATACTGGCATCCCCAAGAATCGCCAGAACCCCTTCCTCCAGCAAACTATTG contains these protein-coding regions:
- a CDS encoding potassium channel family protein; translation: MLCNTTVFVSIFLGTIGYMLIEDYSLRDALWMTTITLTTVGYGLVKPLSVPGTYFTIFLSYAGLALILYALGLIGALIVEGDLFDLLGRRKMKQEIAKLRDHIIVCGAGRVGKQVIERLKKERTPFVVIEQEEHLFNSLLEEGVLAILGDASMEEVLRKAGIERAKGLVSAIPGDANNVFVTLTAKEINPGITIVARAERKESEAKLYRAGADKVVSPAIIGGQRMAISIIKPASVDFVDTLVCVEDVELEIEELLIADGSVLVNKDLKNSGIREKTGTMVVAIQREGKLKPNPGPEELLQSGDILIAIGTRQQLQKLEELACGRCKI
- a CDS encoding helix-turn-helix domain-containing protein; the encoded protein is MKPLTAKQIMAMISAGENNHVDFKRGLFLPEADKPRITQHFELAKDLAAFANSDGGYLLVGVDDDGQVVGFKSNDLLEQRIINLCRDIISPPLKPDIYKAKVKDKEVLVIRVERGQGYLHLVRDKVYIRVHNEVRVASSEEITEIVLERNHQKLRSLLQEKENLSLLIIKVSKLSSELFRAKTLITEIEANDFCQAQIDLSDYNDGINVYKLIKQAENHLTNLDMVELGNLLEFLLRLDQAIQQLEQINQELETLLDTYYCQIEGK
- a CDS encoding tyrosine-type recombinase/integrase, whose product is MLTATISDLDNLLESFSVHLRLGQTGVSRKKSPATVNAYMSDIQMFFRWVFETKQISKIEEINSELILEYILYLTDNLCVKESTLARKIASLKAFFRYLEFKGFIPLDPTLRIKGYTERRRRELPKFLSTVKSQKILASAEETKYIKRNKAILYVFLTCGLRISELINLKLENVNLEAGEITVYGKGGKYRIVPLIGPALQLVQEYISERGPQSTNYLFLTKYNKPFTRIGMYNLIKTLARKAGLGSEVTPHTLRHTCATLLHSMGVPLRDIQELLGHADLSTTQIYTHVVKEKLKQSAALNPLLTNPESEFSEKQ